In Candidatus Krumholzibacteriia bacterium, one genomic interval encodes:
- a CDS encoding cell wall metabolism sensor histidine kinase WalK: MLGSRFLWKLYAGYAVVILITAVLVGVLAIRGFERDLTRQIEDSLHSEALLLHDIALPFVDVPPDSAFQMRVWALGARAETRLTVIAADGRVLADSREEPAAMDNQRTRPEIRQALADGVGVATLSPSSGDRSAMYLAIPVMKNGNVAGFVRVSKPLLARERRGAVRGLVVLGTVGAVFAALLIGLLLARSITQPLLAMTASARAVAQGDFSRPVRIDRNDEIGYLAAALNAMTDRLKSQIDTITADRNMTLAILASMAEGVVAVDRGEYVVHINSAAETILGVDASNARGRRIWELTRVIEVSEALSDAMKENRVRVSEARISSPQKDQVVQLIGAPLRDANDTLVGAIVVLHDVSDLRQLESVRRDFVANISHELKTPLAAIRGLVETLIDDRAMDKGTHDRFVEKIRDQSMRLSNLVSDLLTLSRLEADQGGRQFERMDMRESVAESFRAQVHVAETKRVELDASVSDKPVLIEGDGEALRELVDNLLSNAIKYTPEGGRVGLRLATEGSNAVLSVEDTGIGIAPEDQGRIFERFYRVDKARSRQLGGTGLGLSIVKHVALAHGGNISLKSSPGRGSTFRVQIPLARENGGGEAGV; the protein is encoded by the coding sequence ATGCTCGGCTCGCGTTTCCTCTGGAAGCTGTATGCGGGCTACGCGGTCGTAATCCTCATCACCGCGGTCCTGGTGGGCGTGCTTGCCATCCGCGGCTTCGAACGCGACCTGACCCGCCAGATCGAGGACTCGCTGCACAGCGAGGCGCTCCTGCTGCACGACATCGCCCTGCCCTTCGTGGACGTACCCCCGGACTCCGCCTTTCAAATGCGGGTGTGGGCGCTGGGCGCGCGGGCCGAAACCCGCCTCACCGTGATCGCCGCCGACGGGCGCGTGCTGGCGGACTCGCGCGAAGAACCCGCGGCCATGGACAACCAGCGCACGCGACCGGAAATCCGCCAGGCGCTGGCCGACGGGGTCGGGGTGGCCACGCTGTCGCCCAGCAGCGGCGATCGCAGCGCGATGTACCTGGCCATCCCGGTCATGAAGAACGGCAACGTGGCGGGGTTCGTGCGCGTGTCCAAGCCGCTGCTGGCACGGGAACGGCGCGGTGCCGTCCGCGGCCTGGTGGTGCTGGGGACGGTGGGGGCGGTGTTCGCGGCGCTGCTCATCGGGTTGCTGCTGGCGAGGAGCATCACGCAGCCCCTGCTGGCCATGACCGCGTCGGCGCGCGCGGTGGCGCAGGGTGATTTCAGCCGGCCGGTGCGCATCGACCGCAACGACGAGATCGGGTACCTGGCAGCGGCGTTGAATGCCATGACCGACCGCCTCAAGTCGCAGATCGACACCATCACCGCGGACCGCAACATGACGCTCGCCATCCTGGCGTCGATGGCGGAGGGCGTGGTGGCGGTGGACCGCGGTGAGTACGTGGTGCACATCAACAGCGCGGCGGAAACCATTCTGGGCGTGGATGCGAGCAACGCGAGGGGCCGCCGCATCTGGGAACTCACGCGCGTCATCGAGGTGAGCGAGGCGCTGTCGGATGCCATGAAGGAGAACCGGGTGCGGGTTTCCGAGGCGCGCATCTCGAGCCCGCAGAAGGACCAGGTGGTCCAGCTCATTGGCGCGCCGCTGCGCGACGCCAACGACACGCTGGTCGGCGCCATCGTGGTGCTGCACGACGTTAGCGACCTGCGACAGCTCGAGTCCGTCCGGCGGGACTTCGTGGCCAACATCTCCCACGAGCTCAAGACGCCGCTCGCGGCCATCCGCGGCCTGGTGGAAACGCTGATCGACGACCGCGCGATGGACAAGGGGACGCACGATCGCTTCGTGGAGAAGATCCGCGACCAGTCGATGCGCCTGAGCAACCTGGTGTCGGACCTGCTGACGCTGTCGCGCCTCGAGGCCGATCAGGGCGGCAGACAGTTCGAGCGCATGGATATGCGCGAGTCGGTGGCCGAGTCGTTCCGCGCGCAGGTGCACGTGGCGGAGACCAAGCGCGTGGAGCTGGACGCGAGTGTCTCCGACAAGCCGGTGCTCATCGAAGGCGATGGCGAGGCGCTGCGCGAACTGGTGGACAACCTGCTCAGCAACGCCATCAAGTACACCCCGGAGGGTGGACGGGTGGGGCTGCGCCTGGCGACGGAGGGGTCCAACGCTGTGCTGAGCGTGGAGGACACCGGCATCGGCATCGCCCCCGAGGACCAGGGCCGCATCTTCGAACGCTTCTACCGGGTGGACAAGGCGCGCTCCCGCCAGCTGGGCGGAACCGGTCTGGGGTTGTCCATCGTCAAGCACGTGGCGCTGGCCCACGGGGGCAACATATCACTCAAGAGTTCCCCGGGGCGGGGCAGCACGTTCCGGGTGCAGATACCGCTGGCGCGCGAGAACGGCGGCGGCGAGGCCGGGGTGTGA
- the phoU gene encoding phosphate signaling complex protein PhoU translates to MARHLQRDLDNLARDLLTMGAMVEEATNKAITALARRNRALAREVTQGDPAINDQENLVEENALKILALHQPVAADLRFIITALKVNNDLERIGDHAVSIGERTDVLAGLDPVPVPDDFQKLVTVVQQMVHDSLNALVERDAKLARSVCAMDDEVDRIHRLMYAEMQAVIRKDVNLLEPAINTISATRHLERIADLATNISEDVVFMVEGEILRHNY, encoded by the coding sequence ATGGCCCGTCACCTGCAACGCGATCTGGACAACCTCGCCCGGGACCTCCTCACCATGGGGGCCATGGTGGAGGAAGCCACCAACAAGGCGATCACCGCCCTGGCACGGCGCAATCGCGCGCTGGCCCGGGAGGTCACCCAGGGTGACCCGGCCATCAACGACCAGGAGAACCTGGTCGAAGAGAACGCCCTCAAGATCCTCGCACTGCACCAGCCGGTCGCGGCCGACCTGCGCTTCATTATTACCGCGCTCAAGGTGAACAACGACCTGGAGCGTATCGGCGACCACGCGGTCTCCATCGGCGAGCGCACCGACGTGCTGGCGGGACTGGACCCGGTGCCGGTGCCCGACGACTTCCAGAAGCTGGTCACGGTGGTGCAGCAGATGGTGCACGACAGCCTCAATGCGCTCGTCGAGCGCGACGCCAAACTGGCGCGTTCGGTGTGCGCTATGGACGACGAGGTGGACCGCATCCACCGCCTGATGTACGCCGAGATGCAGGCGGTCATTCGCAAGGACGTGAACCTGCTCGAGCCGGCCATCAATACCATCTCCGCCACGCGCCACCTCGAACGCATCGCCGACCTCGCCACCAACATCTCCGAAGACGTGGTGTTCATGGTCGAAGGCGAAATCCTCCGCCACAACTACTAG
- a CDS encoding trypsin-like peptidase domain-containing protein, with product MKPDRALKWLSDNSLGDFSPAPAGAPTDDSELLDAYSSAVVDVVERVGPSVVSIRVVAAGRRGASGEAAGSGFVVAPDGFVVTNHHVVDGANDVTVVFTDGHEAAARVEGSDPSTDLALLRVLEGGLSPVRIGSSEQLRVGQLVIAIGNPLGFQSTVSTGVVSALGRNLRGRTGRLIENVIQTDVALNPGNSGGPLVDSRGSVVGVNTAMIRMAQGLCFAIPSTTMTWVVGELMTKGRVRRAVLGVVAETRPVNRRVQRSFDLDRPTAVRVSSVRARGPAERAGVRADDLIVAIDGAGMSTVDDLQRILSRATPGTPLVLTVLRNGGHRHDLDVTPVED from the coding sequence ATGAAGCCCGATCGCGCACTCAAGTGGTTGTCTGACAACAGTCTCGGTGACTTTTCGCCCGCGCCGGCGGGCGCGCCCACCGACGACTCCGAGCTCCTCGACGCCTACTCCAGCGCCGTGGTGGATGTGGTGGAGCGGGTGGGACCGTCGGTGGTGAGCATCCGCGTGGTCGCCGCCGGGCGCCGCGGGGCGTCGGGCGAGGCCGCCGGGTCCGGCTTCGTGGTCGCACCCGACGGGTTCGTGGTAACCAACCACCACGTGGTGGACGGCGCGAATGACGTCACCGTCGTGTTCACCGACGGGCACGAAGCGGCGGCGCGCGTGGAGGGGAGCGATCCATCCACCGACCTGGCCCTCTTGCGCGTGCTCGAGGGCGGGCTCTCACCGGTTCGCATCGGTTCGTCCGAGCAGTTGCGCGTGGGACAACTGGTCATCGCCATCGGCAACCCGCTCGGCTTTCAGAGCACCGTTTCCACCGGTGTCGTTTCCGCGCTCGGGCGCAACCTGCGCGGCCGTACCGGACGGCTCATCGAGAACGTGATCCAGACCGACGTGGCCTTGAACCCCGGCAACTCGGGCGGCCCGCTGGTCGACAGCCGCGGATCGGTGGTGGGTGTCAACACGGCGATGATCCGCATGGCGCAGGGACTGTGCTTCGCCATTCCCTCCACGACAATGACCTGGGTGGTGGGCGAACTCATGACGAAGGGGCGCGTGCGGCGCGCGGTGCTGGGCGTCGTGGCGGAAACGCGTCCGGTGAACCGGCGCGTGCAGCGCAGCTTCGATCTCGACCGGCCCACCGCGGTGCGCGTGTCCTCGGTGCGCGCGCGCGGGCCCGCCGAACGCGCGGGCGTCCGCGCAGACGATCTCATCGTCGCCATCGACGGCGCCGGCATGAGCACCGTCGACGACCTGCAGCGCATCCTCTCCCGGGCGACGCCGGGCACACCACTCGTGCTCACCGTGCTCCGCAACGGCGGCCACCGCCACGACCTCGACGTCACCCCCGTGGAAGACTAG
- a CDS encoding type IV pilus twitching motility protein PilT translates to MAKIDAFLRIMQEHCASDLHIGTGFEPMLRINGVLEKTNHRALTEDETKVLVYELLSDAQVELLEKNGELDCAYTLPNVARFRINVFRKHPGVAATFRIIPHNIPTLESLGFPDVIKKMLKSRSGLILVTGPTNSGKSTTLAAMVDYLNDYMNYHMITLEDPLEFIHENKNSLINQRQIGEHSQSFAAALRGALREDPNVILVGEMRDLETISLALTAAELGLLVMGTLHTKSAAQTISRVADAFPVDQQPAMRLTLSEVLVGICSQQLLRRADGNGRIAAFEIMVGTHAVRNLIREGKSHLVPNVIMTARKEGMQMLDQHLRELVTQKIVTAEEAARFAADPAGMLAGAPKQAKLVTVDAEMV, encoded by the coding sequence ATGGCCAAGATAGACGCCTTTCTTCGCATCATGCAGGAGCACTGCGCCTCCGATCTGCACATCGGCACCGGTTTCGAGCCGATGCTGCGCATCAACGGGGTGCTGGAGAAGACCAACCACCGCGCGCTGACCGAGGACGAGACCAAGGTGCTCGTGTACGAACTGCTGTCCGACGCCCAGGTGGAGCTGCTGGAGAAGAACGGCGAGCTCGACTGCGCCTACACGCTGCCCAACGTGGCGCGGTTCCGTATCAACGTGTTTCGCAAGCACCCCGGTGTTGCGGCCACGTTCCGGATCATCCCGCACAACATTCCCACGCTTGAGTCGCTGGGATTTCCAGACGTCATCAAGAAGATGCTCAAGTCGCGCAGCGGCCTGATTCTGGTGACCGGGCCCACCAACTCGGGCAAGTCCACCACGCTGGCCGCCATGGTGGATTATCTCAACGACTACATGAACTACCACATGATCACGCTGGAAGATCCCCTGGAGTTCATCCACGAAAACAAGAACTCGCTCATCAACCAGCGCCAGATCGGCGAGCACAGCCAGTCGTTCGCGGCCGCGTTGCGCGGTGCCTTGCGCGAAGATCCCAACGTGATCCTGGTGGGAGAGATGCGCGACCTGGAAACCATTTCACTCGCGCTCACCGCGGCCGAACTGGGCCTGCTGGTGATGGGCACCTTGCACACCAAGTCCGCCGCGCAGACCATCAGCCGCGTTGCCGATGCGTTCCCGGTGGACCAGCAGCCCGCCATGCGGCTGACACTCTCCGAGGTGCTGGTGGGCATCTGCTCGCAGCAGTTGCTGCGCCGCGCCGACGGCAACGGCCGCATTGCGGCCTTCGAGATCATGGTGGGCACCCACGCGGTGCGCAACCTGATCCGCGAGGGCAAGAGCCACCTGGTGCCCAACGTCATCATGACCGCCAGGAAGGAAGGCATGCAGATGCTGGACCAGCACCTGCGCGAACTGGTCACGCAGAAGATCGTCACCGCCGAAGAGGCGGCGCGGTTCGCCGCCGATCCGGCGGGCATGCTGGCCGGCGCGCCCAAGCAGGCCAAGCTGGTCACGGTGGACGCCGAGATGGTATGA
- a CDS encoding DUF4388 domain-containing protein, which translates to MTRRTSKPSDEARPRIELPELFAADEVADRGDTPDASDAPRERLALIVSGSAALRNYLTPILRREGCRSIVVSCREELEHALAGEPVDHILVAQEMLEEFSTWASGGGLTTYGAEISVLNSVMSSLLDNPVPYGSMVRSVFSAVQMIAGEATAAEVMAPHALIARDVRELARSVGLRRLASDGTQIAAWLLAPREGEAAAPDFARALSLARQLNFPWPLDALVNKAALLHLGDEKPGKTEAARSELDLAAQILALAWQRHMLSAGADPMEQPRDVKGALRAVSGRLASLDIVEAYIRLIEGGTAAIDAMERLDVIVVTASRDRAREIGTRFGGLGIHVTHMKALAEAAAACETSPPVAVIVDFATLGVDAARSSVILRLVPDLLVYALVDSGEASFTLDLIDAGFDDVLVPPHDFGVVAARVVRAVRARERGRSGSAPGFRGTFSALSFVDLVQSLSQSRKSVRLDVWRGEDEKATLFMEDGRLCHARSDGLEGVEAVYRVIAWGDEGAFAVEVVSEFPPVNVQESTEGVLMEGCRLYDESHATP; encoded by the coding sequence ATGACGCGACGCACCAGCAAGCCCTCCGACGAAGCCCGACCCCGCATCGAACTGCCGGAGCTGTTTGCCGCCGACGAGGTGGCGGATCGCGGCGACACGCCCGACGCGTCCGATGCGCCCCGCGAGCGCCTCGCGCTCATCGTGTCCGGTTCGGCGGCGCTGCGCAACTACCTCACGCCCATTCTGCGCCGCGAGGGCTGCCGCTCCATTGTGGTGAGCTGTCGCGAAGAACTTGAGCACGCGCTGGCCGGCGAACCGGTGGACCACATTCTGGTGGCGCAGGAGATGCTGGAAGAGTTCTCCACCTGGGCGTCGGGCGGCGGGCTCACGACCTACGGGGCGGAAATCAGCGTGCTCAACTCGGTCATGTCGAGTCTGCTCGACAACCCGGTGCCGTACGGCAGCATGGTGCGCTCGGTGTTTTCCGCGGTGCAGATGATTGCCGGCGAGGCCACCGCCGCCGAGGTGATGGCGCCGCACGCGTTGATCGCGCGCGACGTGCGCGAACTGGCGCGCTCGGTGGGCCTGCGCCGCCTGGCCTCCGACGGAACCCAGATTGCGGCCTGGCTGCTCGCCCCCCGCGAGGGCGAGGCCGCCGCGCCGGACTTTGCGCGCGCGCTGTCGCTGGCGCGGCAGCTCAACTTCCCCTGGCCCCTGGATGCGCTGGTCAACAAGGCGGCGCTGTTGCACCTGGGCGACGAGAAGCCGGGCAAGACGGAGGCCGCGCGTTCGGAACTGGACCTGGCCGCGCAGATACTCGCGCTGGCGTGGCAACGCCACATGCTGTCGGCGGGCGCCGACCCCATGGAGCAACCGCGCGACGTCAAGGGCGCCCTGCGCGCGGTGAGCGGACGGCTGGCGTCGCTCGACATCGTGGAGGCGTACATCCGCCTCATCGAGGGCGGCACCGCCGCCATCGACGCCATGGAGCGGTTGGACGTGATCGTGGTGACGGCGTCGCGCGATCGCGCGCGCGAAATCGGCACACGCTTTGGCGGCCTGGGCATCCACGTCACCCACATGAAGGCGCTGGCGGAGGCCGCCGCGGCGTGCGAAACCTCGCCGCCGGTGGCGGTCATCGTGGACTTCGCCACCCTGGGCGTGGACGCGGCCCGTTCCAGCGTCATCCTGCGCCTGGTGCCGGATCTGCTGGTCTACGCGCTGGTGGACTCCGGCGAGGCGTCTTTCACGCTCGACCTGATCGACGCCGGTTTCGACGACGTGCTGGTGCCGCCGCACGACTTCGGTGTGGTGGCGGCTCGCGTGGTGCGGGCGGTACGCGCGCGCGAACGCGGGCGCTCCGGCAGCGCGCCCGGTTTCCGCGGCACGTTCTCGGCGCTGTCGTTCGTGGACCTGGTGCAGAGCCTCTCGCAGAGCCGCAAGTCGGTGCGCCTGGACGTGTGGCGGGGTGAAGACGAGAAGGCCACCCTCTTCATGGAGGACGGCCGCCTGTGCCACGCGCGCTCCGACGGGCTGGAGGGGGTGGAGGCGGTCTACCGCGTGATCGCGTGGGGGGACGAAGGCGCCTTCGCGGTGGAGGTGGTCTCCGAGTTCCCGCCCGTCAACGTGCAGGAGTCCACCGAAGGCGTCCTCATGGAGGGCTGCCGCCTCTACGACGAAAGTCACGCCACCCCGTAA
- a CDS encoding sulfite exporter TauE/SafE family protein produces MHILAAGGLVFAAGIFFGVFGAGGSILLVPILVYFLGLPVKMALGMSLLILVLTGGTATLAHARSRNVSWKIGLRWAAVGIVGSYLGGRVAELVPETVLLTIFAIVVVTASVAMIKRRSPEAARVPVTHIDLPRVIVVAFTLGFFTGLIGVGGGFLLVPALVLVCGVDVKLAIGTSLLVITINSLGGFIGFAAHESFPAGLTATVAAFTAAGAFIGERLGKPLPSHRLRPAFGVFLLLVGTAMAVQNLIELIGAR; encoded by the coding sequence ATGCACATCCTCGCAGCGGGCGGACTCGTCTTCGCCGCCGGAATCTTCTTCGGCGTGTTCGGAGCGGGCGGCTCCATCCTCCTCGTCCCCATTCTCGTCTACTTTCTGGGCCTCCCGGTGAAGATGGCGCTGGGGATGTCCCTGCTCATTCTGGTACTCACCGGCGGCACGGCCACACTGGCGCACGCGCGCTCGCGCAACGTGAGCTGGAAGATCGGCCTGCGCTGGGCGGCGGTCGGCATCGTGGGATCGTACCTCGGCGGGCGGGTGGCGGAACTGGTACCCGAGACCGTGCTGCTCACCATTTTTGCCATCGTGGTGGTGACGGCGTCGGTGGCCATGATAAAACGGCGTTCGCCCGAGGCGGCCCGCGTGCCGGTGACGCACATCGATCTTCCCAGAGTCATCGTGGTGGCGTTCACGCTGGGGTTCTTCACCGGGCTCATCGGTGTGGGCGGTGGCTTCCTGCTGGTGCCCGCGCTGGTGCTGGTGTGCGGTGTGGACGTGAAGCTCGCCATCGGCACCTCGCTGCTGGTGATCACCATCAATTCGCTGGGCGGCTTCATCGGGTTCGCGGCCCACGAATCGTTTCCCGCCGGGCTGACCGCAACCGTGGCCGCGTTTACCGCGGCGGGCGCATTCATCGGCGAGCGGCTGGGCAAGCCGCTCCCGTCGCACCGGTTGCGGCCCGCGTTCGGGGTGTTTCTGCTCCTGGTCGGCACCGCCATGGCGGTGCAAAACCTCATCGAGCTCATCGGCGCCCGCTAG